In Chitinophaga sp. HK235, a single window of DNA contains:
- a CDS encoding sensor histidine kinase, whose protein sequence is MNFQENEPLFSSKVFLYLSRILVLFTFSIIFKSFDHTFVNDLRVMDLRGWVFSLFYVAFGLLVWEGAVWLTRMIERRIGGVAASRRLAVLCCALILYGMVAAFGFGFLYAVSDIVLFHRYEAWQSFKALSYDLNFGIFMFYLLILTFNGIIYYYSAWKEYQVQAERLMRENIQARYDALRNQIDPHFFFNSLSVLTNLVYKSPDLSADYITQLAKTYRYILDKKFENLVTVQTELDFLESYLFLMHIRHQQSIQFEIEVEEKIRSKGMIPPVSLQLLIENAIKHNRFSANDPLVISVRNEDGCLVVSNPVRRKTGAELSSGIGLENIQKRYALISDRGIEIQQSDEMFIVKIPIITVT, encoded by the coding sequence ATGAACTTCCAGGAAAACGAACCTTTATTCTCCAGCAAAGTATTTCTGTATCTCTCCAGGATACTGGTGCTGTTCACTTTCAGCATTATCTTCAAATCTTTTGATCACACCTTTGTGAATGACCTGAGGGTGATGGACTTACGGGGTTGGGTATTCAGCCTTTTTTATGTGGCTTTCGGGCTGCTGGTATGGGAAGGAGCGGTATGGCTGACCCGCATGATCGAGAGAAGGATAGGCGGGGTGGCAGCATCCCGCAGACTGGCTGTGCTTTGTTGTGCGCTGATATTGTATGGGATGGTAGCGGCTTTTGGTTTTGGTTTTTTGTATGCGGTATCGGACATTGTGCTGTTTCATCGTTATGAAGCCTGGCAGAGTTTCAAGGCACTGAGTTATGATCTGAACTTTGGCATATTTATGTTTTACCTGCTGATACTGACTTTCAACGGTATCATCTACTATTATTCAGCATGGAAGGAATACCAGGTACAGGCAGAAAGGCTGATGCGGGAGAATATACAGGCCAGGTATGATGCCCTGCGCAACCAGATAGATCCGCATTTCTTTTTTAATTCGTTGAGTGTGCTCACCAACCTGGTGTACAAAAGCCCCGACCTGTCGGCAGATTATATTACACAGCTGGCCAAAACCTATCGTTATATCCTGGATAAGAAGTTCGAAAACCTGGTGACGGTACAAACAGAGCTGGACTTTCTGGAGTCGTATTTGTTTCTGATGCATATACGCCATCAGCAGAGCATACAGTTTGAGATTGAAGTAGAGGAGAAGATACGCAGCAAAGGGATGATCCCGCCGGTATCCCTGCAGTTGCTGATAGAGAATGCGATCAAACATAACCGGTTTTCAGCCAACGATCCGCTGGTGATCAGTGTAAGGAATGAAGATGGTTGCCTCGTGGTATCCAATCCTGTCCGCAGGAAAACGGGTGCTGAACTGTCATCGGGGATAGGGTTGGAGAATATTCAGAAGAGATATGCGCTGATCAGCGACCGTGGAATTGAGATACAACAGTCTGATGAAATGTTTATTGTAAAAATACCCATTATTACTGTCACATGA
- a CDS encoding helix-turn-helix domain-containing protein encodes MYEKKIPKEFTCGMAVLMEIIGGKWKSYLIYLIKNGVRRPAELQRAVPSASRRVLDLQLRELEFHGIIRRVIYPEMPPKVEYYLTSFGESMLPVVASMEEWGLKYMDTFKMLMEEKKEALPETGKGVIKQIKTNKVYDLPTAANQ; translated from the coding sequence ATGTACGAAAAGAAAATACCTAAAGAATTCACCTGTGGCATGGCTGTATTGATGGAAATCATCGGTGGCAAGTGGAAGTCGTATCTGATATATCTGATCAAAAACGGAGTTAGAAGGCCGGCAGAGCTGCAGCGCGCAGTACCTTCCGCCAGCCGCCGTGTGCTGGACCTGCAGCTGCGTGAACTGGAGTTTCATGGTATTATCAGGAGGGTGATCTATCCGGAGATGCCGCCCAAAGTGGAATACTACCTGACTTCATTCGGTGAGTCTATGTTGCCGGTGGTGGCATCTATGGAGGAATGGGGGCTGAAGTATATGGATACTTTCAAAATGCTGATGGAAGAAAAAAAGGAGGCTTTGCCTGAAACAGGGAAAGGGGTAATCAAACAGATAAAAACAAATAAAGTGTACGATTTGCCAACAGCAGCCAACCAGTGA
- a CDS encoding NAD-dependent epimerase/dehydratase family protein: MKTVLVTGANGFLGSNLTRELYRLGYDVKAMIRPTADLKGIADIPCEVFFGHIDNKNDVDAAVAGCDIVVHAACITDQWNITFEEYERINYTSTQYIVEACIHQRVERLIYVSTANTIGPGSRLYPGSELNGFTLFSARSGYINTKYLAQQYVLEQVAASRLEAVVVNPTFMVGPCDVKPSSGKLLLYGLKKKVLFYPPGGKNFVHIQDVCRGIVNAIQYGKTGNCYLLAGHNLSYREFYTILNSITGEKKLMIRIPKTVLRIAGTTGSLLQRFARVKGRLNHTAAYMLCMDNYYSGKKAERELHVKYTPVEEAISSAFHWFRENNYF, translated from the coding sequence ATGAAAACAGTATTAGTAACAGGGGCCAACGGGTTTCTGGGTTCCAACCTAACACGGGAGTTGTACCGCCTGGGATATGATGTCAAAGCGATGATACGGCCTACGGCCGATCTGAAAGGAATTGCCGATATTCCCTGTGAGGTTTTCTTTGGCCATATCGATAACAAAAATGATGTGGATGCGGCCGTAGCCGGCTGTGATATTGTAGTGCATGCGGCCTGTATCACCGACCAGTGGAATATTACTTTCGAAGAATACGAACGGATCAATTATACCAGTACACAATATATTGTGGAGGCCTGTATTCATCAACGGGTAGAACGCCTGATCTATGTGAGTACGGCCAATACCATCGGGCCTGGCAGCCGGCTATATCCTGGCAGTGAACTGAATGGATTCACACTTTTCAGTGCACGATCCGGATATATCAATACCAAATACCTGGCACAACAGTATGTGCTTGAACAAGTGGCAGCTTCCCGGCTGGAGGCAGTGGTGGTGAACCCCACTTTTATGGTAGGACCTTGCGATGTGAAGCCCAGTTCCGGTAAACTGCTGTTGTACGGCCTGAAAAAGAAAGTACTCTTTTATCCGCCGGGAGGAAAGAATTTTGTCCATATACAGGATGTGTGCAGAGGTATTGTCAATGCCATCCAATACGGCAAAACCGGCAACTGTTACCTGCTGGCCGGGCATAACCTGAGTTACCGTGAATTCTATACTATCCTCAACAGCATCACCGGCGAAAAAAAACTAATGATAAGGATACCTAAAACTGTGCTCAGGATAGCCGGCACAACAGGTTCGCTGCTACAGCGTTTCGCACGCGTAAAAGGACGGTTGAATCATACGGCTGCCTATATGTTGTGTATGGATAATTATTATTCCGGGAAGAAAGCTGAACGGGAGCTGCATGTTAAGTATACACCGGTGGAAGAGGCGATCAGCAGTGCTTTCCACTGGTTCAGGGAAAATAACTATTTTTAG
- a CDS encoding LytTR family DNA-binding domain-containing protein, with translation MKIVIFEDEMHNAERLKQLLHKYDPGIEVVAVIESVAEGLKWLEQGIGADLMMMDIQLSDGNCFEIFSKIKVSTPVIFTTAYDGFALQAFKVNSIDYLMKPIDPGELKRALQKYEHFRPAAASAISIERIAEEFMRRNSTRFIGKINNQLVYVKAQDIAYLHFTKGMTVATTVTNQRLPLDYSLDQIEKMLDRNVFFRINRQFIIHIDAIKKITTYYNSRLILQLVPYVDTDVIISRERVAEFKSWLEGKS, from the coding sequence ATGAAGATTGTCATATTTGAAGATGAAATGCATAATGCCGAACGCCTGAAACAGTTGCTGCATAAGTATGATCCGGGCATAGAAGTAGTTGCTGTTATTGAGTCGGTAGCGGAAGGACTGAAATGGTTGGAACAAGGCATTGGTGCAGATTTGATGATGATGGACATACAGTTGTCTGATGGGAACTGTTTTGAGATATTCAGCAAAATAAAGGTGTCTACACCGGTTATCTTCACTACGGCTTATGATGGTTTTGCCTTACAGGCTTTTAAGGTAAACAGTATCGATTACCTGATGAAGCCCATCGATCCCGGGGAGTTAAAACGGGCCTTACAGAAATATGAACATTTCCGGCCAGCGGCTGCCAGTGCCATCAGCATTGAAAGGATTGCGGAGGAGTTTATGCGCCGCAACAGTACCCGTTTTATCGGTAAGATCAACAATCAGCTGGTATATGTGAAAGCACAGGATATTGCCTATCTGCATTTTACCAAGGGCATGACAGTAGCTACCACGGTAACGAATCAACGTTTACCGCTGGACTATTCACTGGATCAGATTGAGAAGATGTTGGACCGGAATGTATTTTTCCGGATCAACAGGCAGTTTATCATACATATCGATGCCATAAAAAAAATCACCACTTATTATAATAGCAGATTAATACTTCAATTAGTACCTTATGTTGATACTGATGTTATTATTAGCCGTGAGAGGGTGGCGGAATTCAAGAGCTGGCTGGAAGGCAAAAGCTGA
- a CDS encoding macro domain-containing protein, with product MSVIDYIKGDATRPVGNGNRIIVHICNDIGRWGKGFVLAISARWPEPEKQYRDWYAAASNFALGQAQFVKVAPDIWVANVIGQHKIVNGKGGIPPIRYEAVQEGLRQVSSFALENNATVHMPRIGCGLAGGTWDKIEPIIIQELVNNGVAVTVYDFE from the coding sequence ATGAGTGTAATAGACTATATAAAAGGAGATGCCACCCGGCCGGTGGGCAACGGCAACAGGATCATTGTTCATATCTGCAATGACATCGGTCGTTGGGGTAAAGGGTTTGTACTGGCCATTTCCGCGCGGTGGCCCGAACCGGAAAAACAGTACCGTGACTGGTACGCCGCTGCCAGTAACTTCGCACTGGGACAGGCTCAATTTGTAAAAGTAGCACCAGACATATGGGTAGCCAATGTGATTGGCCAACATAAAATCGTGAATGGCAAAGGCGGCATCCCTCCTATCCGCTATGAAGCCGTACAAGAAGGACTAAGGCAGGTCAGCAGCTTCGCCCTGGAAAACAACGCTACCGTGCATATGCCCCGCATCGGCTGTGGACTGGCAGGAGGCACCTGGGATAAAATAGAGCCTATCATTATCCAGGAACTGGTGAATAACGGCGTGGCGGTGACGGTGTATGATTTTGAATAA
- a CDS encoding SMI1/KNR4 family protein has translation MSVNFDAAVAALYEEKDGSRFSTMKDKLIKTFGGKDREAVVRSLTQYAREGQLLHWRAFLMTDIIGLVAPGETAWRPFFEWSITIPALTYWGIDGLLKTAGREAYPVLITLAIHETQPVSERAKAIKSIALYSRQPFDRELPSDPGYWKPEQLRLTELLQWQEQGYPDGEGYAPPVVHPSLLHPGTAFEKLMAKLDKQLEKRRRKHKDPSNPQDWLVIAAEKDMTQITAQWALPAVYTTFLQHYSPLKVTLPGADLIEGLHLYGAHELLERQGGYAFNAVTGETLKDWPTHLLVIGDDAADPFCLDLSDIKDGDAPVYTAQHGQGSWQFEQYADSFTGLIKKLTGKN, from the coding sequence ATGAGCGTGAATTTTGATGCTGCCGTGGCAGCCTTGTATGAAGAAAAAGACGGCAGTCGTTTTTCAACGATGAAAGACAAACTGATAAAGACTTTTGGAGGCAAAGACCGCGAAGCGGTGGTCCGCAGCCTGACACAATATGCCCGGGAAGGGCAACTCCTGCACTGGCGGGCTTTTCTGATGACTGATATTATCGGGCTGGTAGCGCCCGGAGAAACGGCCTGGCGTCCTTTTTTCGAATGGAGCATTACCATACCGGCCCTCACTTACTGGGGGATAGACGGACTACTTAAAACCGCCGGCCGGGAAGCTTATCCAGTATTGATAACACTGGCCATCCATGAAACCCAGCCCGTGAGCGAAAGAGCCAAAGCCATCAAAAGTATTGCGTTGTACAGCCGGCAGCCATTTGACCGTGAGCTGCCTTCAGATCCCGGCTACTGGAAACCGGAACAGCTGCGGCTTACTGAGCTGTTGCAATGGCAGGAACAGGGTTATCCCGATGGTGAAGGATATGCGCCTCCTGTCGTACATCCGTCCCTGTTACATCCCGGTACAGCCTTTGAAAAACTGATGGCGAAGCTGGATAAGCAGCTGGAAAAAAGACGCCGCAAACATAAAGACCCTTCCAATCCGCAGGACTGGCTGGTGATAGCAGCAGAGAAAGACATGACACAAATTACCGCCCAGTGGGCACTTCCTGCTGTATACACAACCTTCCTGCAACACTATTCTCCGTTGAAGGTAACGCTGCCAGGAGCAGATCTTATAGAAGGTCTTCACCTGTACGGAGCGCATGAACTGCTGGAGCGCCAGGGTGGTTATGCTTTTAATGCCGTCACTGGTGAAACATTGAAAGACTGGCCCACACATCTGCTGGTGATTGGTGACGATGCCGCAGATCCTTTCTGCCTCGACCTCTCCGACATAAAAGACGGAGACGCGCCGGTGTATACCGCCCAACATGGTCAGGGATCATGGCAATTTGAACAGTACGCAGACAGCTTTACCGGACTGATTAAAAAACTGACAGGGAAGAACTGA
- a CDS encoding SDR family oxidoreductase: MQHTKYTMITGASSGLGKELARQCAAMGRNLILIALPGGNMFSLAENLELEYKVDVRFFEFDMTNTSLLQQVLAEVLSQYQVDFLINNAGIGGTSFITDTSLERIDSIIQLNIRSTVIVTRLLIPHLLQHRESYILNIASMAAFTPIAYKTVYPASKAFISSFFLGLREELSGTGVFVSVVYPGPIMTNSHTSRRIIGQGFKGRMGLLNTSQIAAIALSGTFSKCRVIIPGLMNRINHRLMQLLPLAFRLRLVSREVKKEIQFV; encoded by the coding sequence ATGCAACATACAAAGTACACCATGATCACGGGTGCCAGCTCAGGATTGGGAAAGGAACTGGCCCGGCAATGTGCTGCGATGGGCCGTAACCTTATCCTGATAGCGCTGCCGGGAGGGAACATGTTTTCCCTGGCAGAAAATCTGGAGCTGGAATATAAGGTGGACGTCCGTTTCTTTGAATTTGATATGACGAATACCAGCTTATTGCAACAGGTGCTGGCAGAGGTGCTGTCACAGTACCAGGTAGACTTCCTGATCAATAATGCCGGTATCGGAGGAACATCTTTCATCACAGATACATCACTGGAGAGAATAGACAGTATCATACAATTGAATATACGTAGTACCGTGATCGTTACACGGCTGCTGATACCACATTTGCTGCAGCATAGGGAGAGTTATATCCTGAACATCGCCAGTATGGCCGCTTTTACGCCTATTGCATACAAAACGGTATACCCGGCTTCCAAGGCTTTTATCTCTTCCTTTTTCCTGGGGCTGCGGGAAGAGCTGTCGGGCACCGGTGTATTTGTGAGTGTGGTGTATCCCGGGCCTATCATGACCAACTCCCATACTTCCCGGCGTATCATTGGCCAGGGCTTTAAAGGGAGAATGGGATTGCTCAATACCTCCCAGATTGCGGCTATAGCGCTCAGCGGTACGTTCAGCAAGTGCCGGGTGATTATCCCGGGACTGATGAACCGTATCAATCACCGGCTGATGCAGCTGCTGCCACTGGCTTTCAGATTGAGACTGGTGTCGCGGGAAGTAAAGAAGGAAATACAATTTGTCTGA
- a CDS encoding sensor histidine kinase KdpD, translating into MHKGPTDYLYRIIQRTWSYIVNVGTSPLMPFIESRRTRLLNLLAIPSIPFMLFFAVLNASQGRYLLAALNVTTSGINVFVLWLHWKRRYLSARLVAIVCSILVYTFTGLFFHNGAEYFLLNILICCILVYDNKWVVAGLSTLVITAFLLIIFMPQQWHLAQPVPQSRVWTNVATSLFFIVVALSFFKYIQADYQQEIEKQREALATLNKDKEKLFSIVAHDIRSPLATLEVLLDMFRKGEYPEMEMEEAAGMLHKKIAQLGGSLDNVLRWSSRSMKGIHAQPVNFFLEPLATEVLYFFEMIIQQKKIIVDTAIPSDLLLYADRDQVSVILRNFLSNALKFSYTGGQIEVKAMAAGTQVAISITDHGTGMLPTQVLNLFSYRQSPGYGTEGERGTGLGLILCKEFAQQNGGEITVESHVGKGTRFTVFLPMGKPDFHEDD; encoded by the coding sequence ATGCATAAGGGGCCGACTGACTATCTTTACCGAATCATACAACGTACCTGGAGCTACATAGTGAATGTAGGAACAAGCCCGCTGATGCCTTTTATAGAATCAAGACGTACCAGGTTACTCAACCTGCTGGCTATTCCGAGTATCCCGTTTATGTTGTTCTTTGCCGTCCTGAATGCGAGTCAGGGCCGGTATCTTCTTGCCGCCCTTAATGTGACCACCAGCGGGATTAATGTCTTTGTATTATGGCTGCACTGGAAACGGCGCTATCTCAGCGCCCGGCTGGTGGCTATTGTATGCAGCATTCTGGTGTACACTTTCACCGGCCTGTTTTTTCATAACGGTGCCGAATACTTCCTGCTCAATATCCTGATCTGTTGTATACTGGTGTACGACAACAAATGGGTGGTAGCAGGACTGAGCACACTGGTCATCACCGCTTTCCTGCTGATTATTTTTATGCCACAGCAATGGCACCTGGCGCAGCCTGTACCACAAAGCAGGGTATGGACCAACGTGGCCACTTCGCTGTTTTTTATTGTCGTGGCCCTGAGCTTTTTCAAGTATATCCAGGCTGATTACCAGCAGGAGATTGAAAAACAGCGGGAGGCGCTGGCAACATTGAACAAGGATAAGGAAAAACTTTTTTCCATTGTGGCCCATGATATCCGTAGCCCGCTGGCCACGCTGGAAGTGTTACTGGACATGTTCCGCAAGGGCGAATATCCGGAAATGGAAATGGAAGAAGCAGCGGGCATGTTGCATAAAAAGATAGCGCAGCTGGGCGGGTCACTGGACAATGTGCTGCGCTGGAGTTCCCGCAGTATGAAAGGTATTCACGCGCAGCCCGTGAATTTCTTCCTGGAGCCGCTGGCCACCGAAGTGCTATATTTCTTCGAGATGATCATCCAGCAGAAAAAAATCATAGTAGACACGGCTATTCCCTCAGATCTGTTGCTGTATGCCGACAGGGACCAGGTGTCCGTCATCCTGCGCAATTTCCTGAGCAACGCACTCAAATTCAGTTATACGGGAGGTCAGATAGAAGTGAAAGCCATGGCTGCCGGCACACAGGTAGCCATCAGTATTACCGACCATGGCACCGGCATGTTGCCTACGCAGGTGCTGAATCTTTTTTCCTATCGTCAGAGCCCCGGCTACGGTACAGAAGGAGAGCGGGGCACCGGGCTGGGGCTGATTCTGTGTAAGGAATTTGCCCAACAAAATGGCGGCGAAATCACCGTGGAAAGCCACGTCGGTAAAGGGACCCGCTTTACCGTATTTCTGCCCATGGGCAAGCCCGATTTCCATGAGGACGACTGA
- a CDS encoding SDR family oxidoreductase, protein MNTGKYAGKKAVVTGGTHGIGLAVVKMLLAEGATVLLTGRNPANVEKAAQTLGSQAHAVVSDAASIADIQKLGQTVKEQLGTIDLLYVNVGISSLTPFDSVTPEIYDEMFAINTRGSFFTVQQLASLINPGGSVVFTTSVANGSGIPGMSVYAGTKAALYSFTKSFAAELLPQNIRVNAVSPGFTDTPTMGVTDATEAERAAFREVGDAITPMKRHGSPEEVAKAVLFMAFDATFTTGEEILVDGGIGQRLTPPGTW, encoded by the coding sequence ATGAACACAGGAAAATACGCAGGAAAAAAAGCAGTAGTAACAGGCGGTACACACGGGATCGGATTGGCAGTGGTGAAAATGCTGCTGGCAGAAGGTGCCACCGTATTACTCACCGGCCGCAACCCCGCCAATGTGGAGAAAGCCGCCCAGACACTGGGCAGCCAGGCACATGCCGTTGTTTCTGACGCCGCCAGCATCGCGGATATCCAAAAACTGGGACAGACAGTAAAAGAGCAGCTGGGCACCATCGATCTGCTGTACGTTAACGTTGGTATCTCTTCCCTCACCCCCTTCGATAGTGTAACGCCCGAAATATACGATGAGATGTTTGCCATCAATACCAGGGGTAGCTTTTTTACCGTACAACAGCTGGCATCACTGATTAATCCGGGTGGTTCCGTAGTATTTACCACTTCAGTGGCCAACGGGTCTGGTATCCCCGGCATGAGTGTTTATGCAGGCACCAAGGCCGCACTCTATTCCTTTACAAAGAGTTTTGCTGCTGAACTGCTGCCACAGAATATCCGGGTAAATGCGGTCAGCCCCGGGTTTACAGATACTCCTACCATGGGCGTAACAGACGCCACCGAAGCAGAAAGGGCTGCCTTCCGTGAAGTAGGCGATGCCATTACGCCTATGAAACGGCACGGCTCTCCCGAAGAAGTGGCTAAAGCCGTCCTCTTTATGGCATTCGACGCCACTTTCACCACCGGCGAGGAAATACTCGTGGATGGCGGGATTGGACAACGTTTAACACCGCCCGGCACCTGGTAA